The Cellulomonas oligotrophica sequence GCGACGCCACACCGACCTCGACCGCGACGCCCGCCGCGCCCGCTGCGTCGAGCTGCTGCGCATGGTCGACCTGCCCGACCCGGAGGACCGGCTGCGGTTCTACCCGCACCAGATGTCCGGCGGCCAGTGCCAGCGCGTGATGATCGCGATGGCGCTCGCGTGCGACCCCGAGGTCCTCGTCGCCGACGAGCCCACCACGGCCCTCGACGTCACCGTCCAGCAGGAGGTCCTCGACGTCCTGCGACGCCTGCGGGCCCGCACGTCCGCCGCGATCGTGCTCATCACGCACGACATGGGGGTCGTCGCGGACCTCGCCGACCGGGTCGTCGTGATGCGGCACGGCGAGGCCGTCGAGGAGGCACCCGTCCACGACCTGTTCGGAGCGCCCGCCGCCGCGTACACCCAGGAGCTCCTCGGCGCCGTGCCCCGCATCGGGGCGGCCGACCGCGCGTCGGGCGTCGACGCCCGCGAGCGGCCCGTGCTGTCCGTCGAGGACCTCGTCGTGGAGTACCGCAACCGGCGCGGCCGCACGGTGCGGGCCGTCGACGGCGTGACCCTGCACGTGCAGCCCGGCGAGCTGCTCGCCCTCGTCGGCGAGTCCGGCTCCGGCAAGTCCACGCTGGGCCGCTGCGCCCTGGGGCTCGCCCCGTTGACGTCCGGCGTCGTCGACGTCGTCGGCGTGCGGCTCGGGCAGAGCACTCGCCGGGCCGTGCGGCAGGCCCGCACCCGCATCGGCGTGGTGTTCCAGCACCCCGGCGGGTCCATGAACCCGCGGTACACCGTCGGGCAGTCCGTCGGCGAGCCGCTGCGCGTGCACGCCGGGGTGCGCGGGGCCGCCCTGGAGCGGCGGGTCGGCGAGCTGCTCGAGCAGGTCGAGCTGCCGGCCGCGTGGGCGTCGCGGTACCCGCACGAGCTGTCCGGCGGGCAGCGCCAGCGCGTCGCGATCGCCCGCGCCGTCGCGCTCGGGCCGGACCTGCTCATCGCCGACGAGCCCACGTCCGCGCTCGACGTCTCGGTGCAGGCCACCGTGCTGGACCTGCTGCGCGAGGTGCAGCAGCGGCTGCGCTTCGCGTGCCTGTTCATCAGCCACGACCTCGCGGTCGTCGACGCGCTCGCCGACCGGGTCGCGGTCATGCACCGCGGCAGGGTCGTCGAGACGGGCGACCGCACGCAGGTGCTCGGTGCCCCGAACGACGAGTACACGCGCCGGCTGCTCGACGCGGCGCCCGTGCCCGACCCGGTCGAGCAGGCCGTGCGCCGTGAGCGGAGGCTCGCCGCCGCGTCCTGACCTGCGCCCCGGGGCGGTCAGCCGCAGACGGCGGCGTCGGGGTCGACCGCCGTGGTCGTCCCGAGGACCGGAGGGGCCGGGGCCTGCGGGGCGGTGCCGTCGGTCGTGCCGTCGTCCGCCGGTTCGCCCGCCGTGCCGTCGTCCACGGGGTCGTCCGCAGTGCCGTCCCCGTCCGGTCCGGCGGGTGAGCCGGTGGCCGTCGCGGTGGGCTCCGGCGCCGGCTCGACGAGCGGCTGGTCGGCGAGCAGCCGCTGCCAGAGCACGTCGGCGTCCGACGTCCACTCCACCCACCCCTCGGCGTCGTACCGCCAGGGCACCGTGACGAACGTGACGTCCTGGGGGCGCAGCTCGCGCATGCTCCACACCAGGCCCATGACCTGCGAGCCGGACAGCTCGGAGGACACGGTCAGCGAGGACGTCGCGGCGTCGACGAACGACAGCGTCGCCGCCGGGGACGTGAGCACCTCGGACCCTGTGACCTTGCGGACGAGCGCACCGAGGAACTTCTGCTGCCGCTCGATGCGCGACAGGTCGGTGCCGTCGGTGCCCTCGACGTGACGGGCGCGCACGTAGTCCAGCGCCTGCTGGCCCAGCAGCACGTGCCGTCCGGCAGGCAGGTTCAGCGCCGTGTACCGCCCGTCGACGAGGGGCTCGGGGACGCACACCTCGACGCCGCCGACGGCGTCGACCATGCCCTGGAACCCGGCGAAGTCCACGATCATGAAGGCGTCGACCTCGACACCGGTCATCTCCCGGACCGTGAGGGCCGTGCACGCGGCGGCCAGCCCGACGTCGCCGGACAGCGCCCCGGTCGCGAAGGCCGCGTTGAACTTGTCCTCCCGCGGGCTCGACATGCCGCCGGCGGTGTCGACGGGGCACGCGGGGATGCTCGCGCGGGTGTCCCGCGGCAGCGACGTGATCTCGATGCGCGTGCGGTCCGCGGAGACGTGCGCGAGCAGGGTCGTGTCGGCGCGCATCCCGTCGTCGGCGCCGCCGATCGCGGCGTTCTCGCCGGACCGGTCGTCCGACCCGAGCAGCAGGAGGTCGACGGCACGGCCGTCCCACGGGTCGGGCGCCTGGTCCTCCTCGCCCGACGCGTCGGCGAGGACGTCCGCGACGGAGCCGACGGTGGTGACGTTCGTGCCGACCTGCGACGCGAGGGCGGCGGCCCCTGAGGCACCTGCGGCGAGGGCCCCGACCAGGGCGAGCCCGGCCACGCGCGGCCAGCGCCGCTCGTGGAGGCTCCGGGCGTGCGCCGGGGTCCGCGCGCCCCGGCGCCGGTCGTGCCGACGCTGCTCGTCCTCGCCCATGCCCCGCGCACCCCTGCCCCTGCCGGCCGCCGACCCGCACCCGCGGGCCGCTGGGCCGACGGCCCCGGACG is a genomic window containing:
- a CDS encoding dipeptide ABC transporter ATP-binding protein, whose protein sequence is MTTTATPPARPAAPVLRVRDLDVLFTVDGGRAPDVHAVRGLSYDVHAGEVLAIVGESGSGKSVSSMALLGLLPRTARVQGSVVLGDVDLLDPATDLGAVRGRRIAMVFQDATGALDPVFTIGYQLDEMLRRHTDLDRDARRARCVELLRMVDLPDPEDRLRFYPHQMSGGQCQRVMIAMALACDPEVLVADEPTTALDVTVQQEVLDVLRRLRARTSAAIVLITHDMGVVADLADRVVVMRHGEAVEEAPVHDLFGAPAAAYTQELLGAVPRIGAADRASGVDARERPVLSVEDLVVEYRNRRGRTVRAVDGVTLHVQPGELLALVGESGSGKSTLGRCALGLAPLTSGVVDVVGVRLGQSTRRAVRQARTRIGVVFQHPGGSMNPRYTVGQSVGEPLRVHAGVRGAALERRVGELLEQVELPAAWASRYPHELSGGQRQRVAIARAVALGPDLLIADEPTSALDVSVQATVLDLLREVQQRLRFACLFISHDLAVVDALADRVAVMHRGRVVETGDRTQVLGAPNDEYTRRLLDAAPVPDPVEQAVRRERRLAAAS
- a CDS encoding LCP family protein; amino-acid sequence: MGEDEQRRHDRRRGARTPAHARSLHERRWPRVAGLALVGALAAGASGAAALASQVGTNVTTVGSVADVLADASGEEDQAPDPWDGRAVDLLLLGSDDRSGENAAIGGADDGMRADTTLLAHVSADRTRIEITSLPRDTRASIPACPVDTAGGMSSPREDKFNAAFATGALSGDVGLAAACTALTVREMTGVEVDAFMIVDFAGFQGMVDAVGGVEVCVPEPLVDGRYTALNLPAGRHVLLGQQALDYVRARHVEGTDGTDLSRIERQQKFLGALVRKVTGSEVLTSPAATLSFVDAATSSLTVSSELSGSQVMGLVWSMRELRPQDVTFVTVPWRYDAEGWVEWTSDADVLWQRLLADQPLVEPAPEPTATATGSPAGPDGDGTADDPVDDGTAGEPADDGTTDGTAPQAPAPPVLGTTTAVDPDAAVCG